DNA from Sorangium aterium:
TCGAGGTACTCCCACTGTGGATCGTCACGCGCCTGGATCTGCGACGGGTCGATCTCGCACAGGTTGTTCACTACCATGCTCCACCCGGTCGGGATGCGCAACGACTGAAGGGGGGCGATCCGGAAGGCTCTCATGGTTCGGCGTCCGGGATGAACTTGCGAACCTCCGACAGAGGCCGCGGGTGTCCGTGGATACTTCCAGATGCGTACTCCGCTCTCAGCCAGCGGGTCGGCTCGCCGTTGGCGTATCCAACCGGCGAGTCGAATCGACACAGCGTGTGGAAATTATGTTCCGTCATGGGGTTGCCTCGCGACACGGTACCTCGGCGAATGGCCTCTCGCTCCAGGGCGTCGGCGTTCACGGAAGGATCGTACTGCGCAGGGCCACCCCGAGCGCTCAGGGCAGCTGCCTCCTCGCAGCTCCGGGCCCTCCGGTGCTTCGGATAAGGCGCGATCCTGCCCTGGTACGCCGCGCGTCGCCGATCACGCTCGGATGAGTGAAGGCGCGGCCGGTGGCGACGTCGACGGGATGCGACTTGGTGCCGCACAGCGGATAACGCTGCGGATCGAGCGCTCCCTTGCCGCCGCCCGACGCGCTCTTTCCGCCGTTGCTGCCTCCCGCTCCTTGCCTGCCCGCACCGCCGTTGCCTCCGGTGCCGTTGGAGCCACCGCCACCACCGCCGCCGCCGAGAATGAAGACGCCCGGGTTCATTCCGGGGATGGCGGGGATATTCGGGACAGGTGCTGTGCGCGCCATGGGAAGCATGATGGCTGGACGCTCCAAGGCGTCAAGCGTGAACGCGAAGGATGCCTCGATGGCGGAGTGGGACGGAGCCGACCGCATTTCCCCGGGCGTTATCGCCAGGCTGGAGGGGCGTCGTACTCCGGTATGCCATGATGGCGGCACCGATCCTCGCTGTCGGCCCGCGGCGCCAATGGACACCAACCGTCCAGGTTCGTGGCCCCCTCCTTCGCGATCACGCGAGGTCAGCCGCTCGCCAGGGCACCGGTGGGCCGCAGCCGGCGTCCGCCGACCTCAGCGGGCCCTGAGCTCCGAGCTTCGTGCTGAGCTCGATCGCCGGCTGGATCGCCTCGATCTCGTAAGCCCCGCCGTGGGCTCCCGGGAGATCGTCCGCGCCGAGATGACCACCAGCAAGTCGTGAGGAACATTGTGACCTCGACGAACATGGCGAGTCCCGCGCCACCTCGGGCGCAATCCTTACGTAGCGCGCGCATCTCCCGCGCCGCGCAGGTCCTCGGCGGCACGCGCGCCCTCGCAGGGCAGGTCGCGACGCTTGGCGCGCGGCTTGCTATGTTTGCGCGGCGAGCCGATGCGCCGCACCGACGCCACGCCCGCCACGCCTCCGAGCTCGCCCGCCCAGGCGGGGCCGGCCCATCGGCGCGACGGCCGGACGACGAGCACACCGCGCCGCGACGCTCGCCTCGGCGACGTCCTTGCAGCAACCGATTTCTCGCCGGGTGCTCTCGCGGCGGTCGAGCGCGCCGCGTGTCTCCCCCTCTCGGCGGGCAGCACCTTGCACCTCGTTCACGTGCTGCCAGCGCCCGCCTCGCCCGCGGAGGGCGACAGCGCGGAGCAGGCCGCGCGTCGCTCGCTCGACGAGATCGCGGCCCGCGCTCTCGATGTCGCCCGGGGCGCGGGGAACGCAGGTCTGCAGGTCGTCCCGAGCGTGCTCGTCGGCAGAGGGTTCGTCGAGATCATCCGTCATGCGCGCAGCCACGGCGCGGAGCTGATCGTCCTCGGCAGGCACGGGGAGCGCTCGATCCTCGATCTCCTGCTCGGGTCGACGGCCGAGCTCACGGTCCGTCACGCGGACACTCCCGTGCTCGTCGTGCAGCGAGCCCCCGCCAGCGCCTACAGGCGACCGCTGCTCGCCGTCGAGCTCTCGGACGTCGCGCTTCGGAGCGCCGTGCTCGCGACGAAGGTCATCGACCCCGAGGTGAGCCGCATCCGGGCGATCCACGCCTATCGCGTGCCCTTCGAGGACAGGATGGCGCTCGCCCTCCCCTCGCTGGAGTTCGCGGCCTACAAGGCGCGATACCATGACGACGCGCGCGCCGGTCTACGGCGCCTCCTCGACTCGTTCGACGGGCTCGGCGTGACGTGGGAGCCGTCGGTCCGGCGCGGCGACGCGAGGCGCGCGATCGTCCGCGAAGCCCGGCGGTGGAAGGCCGATCTCATCATCATGGGCACGCACGGGCGCTCGGGGATCTCGCGCGCTCTCCTGGGCAGCGTGGCCGAATCCGTCATGCGCTCGGCGCCGTGCGACGTGCTGGTCGCGCGCCCCTCCACGTTCGTGCTGGAGCTGCCCTGAGCGGCGCGGCAGCGAAGCATGCCCGTGCGGCGCCCGGCTCATCGTGCACTCCAGCGCCGCCGGGAGCATATCGTTTCACTTTTCCTTCCCCCCGTTCCTCGATATCCTCGGCGCGATCGTCCCCTGGACCATCGCCGGCGAGCCATTCATCCATGCCTGAACCCGTCATCCGCAATCCGATCCTGCCGGGCTTCAACCCCGATCCGTCCATCGTCCGCGTCGGCGACGACTACTACGTCGCGACATCGACCTTCGAGTGGTACCCCGGCGTGCAGATCCACCACTCGCGCGACCTCGTGCACTGGCGTCTGCTCTCGCGTCCGCTCAACCGCGCGAGCCAGTTGAACCTGCTTGGCGACGGCGATTCGTGCGGCGTCTGGGCGCCGTGCCTGACGTATGCGGATGGCCTGTTCTGGTTGATCTACACCGACGTGAAGCGCTACGGCCGGACCAGCGTCGGCGGCGCGTCCGGCGCGTCCATGCGCGACTTCCACAACTACCTGGTGACCAGCCCCACCATCGACGGCGAGTGGTCGGATCCCGTTCATCTCAACTCGAGCGGCTTCGACCCGTCGCTGTTCCACGACGACGACGGCCGCAAGTACCTGAGCAACATGCTGTGGGACCACCGGCCCGGCCACGATCGCTTTGCCGGCATCGTGCTCCAGGAGTACTCGCACGCCGAGCGCAAGCTCATCGGGCCTGTCACGAACATCTTCAAAGGCACGCCGATCGGCTACACCGAAGGTCCGCACATCTACAAGCGCGGCGGCTACTACTATCTGATCACCGCCGAGGGCGGCACATACCAGGG
Protein-coding regions in this window:
- a CDS encoding universal stress protein, giving the protein MRRTDATPATPPSSPAQAGPAHRRDGRTTSTPRRDARLGDVLAATDFSPGALAAVERAACLPLSAGSTLHLVHVLPAPASPAEGDSAEQAARRSLDEIAARALDVARGAGNAGLQVVPSVLVGRGFVEIIRHARSHGAELIVLGRHGERSILDLLLGSTAELTVRHADTPVLVVQRAPASAYRRPLLAVELSDVALRSAVLATKVIDPEVSRIRAIHAYRVPFEDRMALALPSLEFAAYKARYHDDARAGLRRLLDSFDGLGVTWEPSVRRGDARRAIVREARRWKADLIIMGTHGRSGISRALLGSVAESVMRSAPCDVLVARPSTFVLELP